The Daphnia pulex isolate KAP4 chromosome 6, ASM2113471v1 genome contains the following window.
TTATTATATCATCGACTGGTAACGCCTCTTCAATTATTGCTGGATGGATCTGGATAGAAGTAAGTAGTTTGACTTCTCGACAGAAACGCGCCAATGGCACCGAGTCTTCGTTGATCATCCTCGGTTTTCGGGGTGTGGTCAAGGACgtataacgaaaaaaaatgcgCATCGCGGTGAGAATATCGACGCCAGAAATGGCATTGGTAACCAGCGCTTCTCAACGGATGGATGAGTATAAAAGAGCCGGAGAGCTGATCATCACCAGCAATATCATCCTCGAACTCTGAGCAGTTCTTTCCACTCTCTCTGCAATTTCTCTCCAACAACATTATGAAATTTAAGGTAAGCTTTTTCGATATTTACAATTTGTATTTGATGGCgcgatatttaaatttaaatttggatGGAAATATTAGATCGCTTGCGTTTTGCTGCTCGCTGCGGCCGCTCAAACCCAGTTTATCGGTGGTTACACTGGCTACCCATCACTGCTACCCGCTGCTACCTCCTTGCAGTGGCTCCCACAGGGCCAGCCATTCCCGTCCATTTTCAATCCCTTTTATCCCCATCAAGTTGTCAACTATCGTGGAATTGCTGTAGGTAGCGCCGGCGCTCCTTGGTATTTCTACAATCCTTCTGCATCCTATCCGCAAACTGTTCAAGTCTCTGCCGATGTCAAAGACGCCGGTGCTAATACAGGGGCTGCAGGTTCGACCCGCACTCGGCGTCAAATTCAACTGCGTTATGGTAGTGGAAGGCGTGGGCGCAGTTTGAATGCTGAAATGATTGAACCAGAGACATCACCTGACACTCAATGGAAGAGCGTCGACTCCGCCCCATCCCGCACCAAGCGTCAAATTCAATTGCGTTATGGCAGTGGAAGGCGTGGACGTAGTTTGAATGAAATGACTGAACCGGAGACTGATGGAGGAGACTACGAGAGCGTCACTTTTAACGATCCATCCCGAGCAAAGCGTCAAATTCAACTGCGTTATAGGAGCGGCTACGGCGGCTACCGAAGAGGCCGAAGTTTGAATGAACCTGTTCAATTTGAATTAGACCGCGCAAAGCGTCAAATTCAGCTGCGCTACAGGAGCAGCGCTAGAAGGAGACTGCACGGAAGAAGCTTGGACACCCTCTGGACTACGGCCTAAACTGCTGCCCCGTCTGTTTTCCCTATTTCGGCCAATATAAGCACAGACCATGCTCAATTGCCCCAATGTATAAAGGCAGTCGAACAAATAAGCGTCAAAGTTGTATCTCATTTGAATCTCAAAACTGAGAAATTATTGTATTCGACTCAGAGCATCTATATAGCCACTATAGTATATTGTTATGTTATTTGgctgaaatacatttttattcaggactgtaatgaaatgaatttagtTTCGCTATATACACTTCAAGGCCACTGATGTAATTGGTGGCATAATAATACGACTGCGTAATAAAAGCTGAAATTGCCACTTGCCTTTAAGGGATATTATTAAGTAGAAAAATGTGCTGTATCATTGTATATAGCTTTGGGCCTCAGAGCGAAACGAGAAACatataacaaataaattctaTATGCGTACCGGTAACCATACGTCCTTGGTTGTGAGTGGCATTGCATATAAGGTCCTCATAGTAATTAACCGTTATCTCACTTTATTGCCCGTGTGGTAACCACGACTGTAGGGCCTACTATTTTCGGATCAATCGAGCCACTTTATTTCCATCACGCCCGCCATTCATCCTGTCCCTCAGCTCTTGTCAAATGGGCAAGAGTTGGCACCTCTCTTCAAGCTAGATTATTGTTATCCTTAGTCGGACATCAATCTAAATAATCGTCGATGGCTAAAACACATGTATCTTAACACTATATAGCCTAGatgaaagtgtcaacactgtCGGTCATTCGTCCTGTAAcatgattttgaaaagaatttcttcgGCTTCTATTAACAGGAAAATAACTGTGATTCGAGTTTGAATGTTCTTGTTCCGCTACATAGAGCGCAGGGATTTATGGACAGGTGGAACACAGCATAGAAGTTACGTCAATGGAGCTGGATTGATCAATGCTGCAACCTTGAACTAGAAACGGTTAATTctagatttgatttttgttctCAGGTAGTCCagccgtctttttttttgttaaattcttCGCTTTTGTGAAACCGCTGgtaaaaacgggaaaaatgaccaaagaaaattttggcTCCTTGCTGAATTATCATTCTGCTGTTTACCTGAGACTAACCTTGAATTCACAAATACCGGTTCGCTTAGATAACTCTTAAGTGTAGCTCGACCAACACTCACTAATGTCGGCCGACCCTATCCGTGTTGGTGTTACCTATACGCGcctttttataataaaaaacaaaacctgTTTCCACATCATAGTCACGGTTGTTCACCTCTACTGTGATTACTTTATCGCGAATGCAAGAAACTCTTCTGATTTGGAGTTAAATCGCATCATGAGGGTCCGTTATCGACGACAATCGAATCAATAGAAAACGGATATCAtcgaaatatatatttttaagcCAATCACCATCTTATTTATTGCGATCTGCCTTCTACATTTAAAtgattctgttttgttcttttatttctgaaagactcttctctttctcttctgatTGTAATCGTAATATGTATCCGGAAATCCCAGCACTTTTGACCGATTCCAACCCAGTTGCCGATGTCGTTCAGACGGCATGTTAACGAGTTTGTTAACGAGATGTTAACTTTCGCCTAGTTACACTCCATGCAATCATGAACGCTTTGCCTTGTGAGCAAGGTCGTTTATCGACTCCGCACAACGATCCGGTCTCTCTTTGATTCTGGGTGGGGTTTAGAATGACTGAGTCGAAATACTACTATTACGCATATCGTTGAGAATGTCGGTTGTAAACAAGGAGCACTCATGGCCATCTAGTTTCGCCAGTTggtatataataaaaacagttCACTCCCAGACCGTTGGGCGCTAATGTAGCTTCTCTCACTGGGTTTTTCCATCCTCTCAGCCTTTGTATCGTCAATCATCACCTTCTTACAAGGCGCACTATACAATGAAGCGGGTGGTAAGCGTGAATTTTTCGATGATAACAGCCTTTGTTTAGCGTTGTGATTATTAATTGGTAGGTCGCTTTTGTCTGGTTCTCGTGCTATATGTTGAGACAGCGAaaaatgtcttcttcttcatggtCCTAGCACATTCCAATTCTAGTCTAATTAGCTCGACGACAAAGTTGACTTTTTGATTTAGAAACAAAGGGAAATGATGAACAGGTGACCTTTTTGTAATAATAGCAACTATACGGATCTTGCGTGTAGTTATTCTACCACATGAGTGGAAAGTGTATGCGCTAATTCGATAGAATTATACATGAACTCGGTAAAAGCAGAGGAAaccattggaaaaaaaatttgagaattTTCTGGAAAACTATGCGcgaatttaatgaaaaatgagGCGATTTGGACTCGCGTTACTGCGCAAACGTATTGGCAAGGCACGTGTTTTCGCTTAATTTTCAAGACTAATACATTATCCTTGATCCGACCTCTAAGGTCCGAATACCAGTTTTGTCATCAACCTTCCAGGTGCTTCCAGCTCTCATGGACCACAGAAAATTATGCCAATATGAGTCAACGTCTGTCGATTgggaaaacccaaaaaacccGTTCACAAATCTTTTGGTTTATACAACTCACACATGACCGAGGCTGACCGCCAAttatataaattattaaatacacACACGAGCACGACGTGAATATTCTCGTGCGCCACTCAATGacgaagttaaaaaaaaaaacttggactACGTGATGTGTTTTCAAGTTGCGTCAGCCAATCTCCGCCGACGTCAGAAATTCTATGAATAAATTTGAGGCTCATTTTTCGCACTATGAAATTGGGAAATCCACATAGAACTTGTTTATTCTTTCGAATTCCAACCACCGCACGCCCTCCCTAGTATATATAAAACCTAGCGAACATTCAGCGAAGCCCAGAATGGAAACTGTGAGTGTTGCGGCTCTATCGATCTTACAACAGGATCAACACGGATTGAAGTTGCGTTATATCTCTTTGATTTCGTTTAGTTGAGGAAATGTGCTCATTTCAGTAGGCCTGTTTGTGTTTTAACCAACATCTAATGGATATTTCTGCTGACATTCCAACTGTCGCATTTAAGcacttttgtttatttgtgcGGATTCAATTGTCTTATAGAATTAGCAATGCACAGAGTCGTGATAAAGTCCTTATAGTTACAGCAGTTCGCTTGGTAAAACAATGTGCTCTCCTCAGGCAACGCGCTGGATTTTTTCCAGGTTCTCCGCCATCATCAGCTCAGCACCTGAAGCAAATATCGAGCAAATGTTATACCAATGACTAAAACACTCGCATCGTGAAGCACACCCCTTTTCTTcataattatattttcatttcaaggtaGGATTCAGCAGTTCGTCTATGCACAGAATTCTCCCAATTATACGCGCTCAGCATAAGAAGTCTTGTGTATTCTattgaaagaattttgaaacattGGAATTGTTTAGTTCAGCATTTGCGTATCACGGGTGCTAAAGTAATAACGAGTAATTCTTTATTCCAACCAAAGAGAATGAAGTAGCGACCTTCGTTAATGAGAATTTGGGAGTTACCAAGCATCACCACGCGGGGAAAATGAAGGTGTGCGGGAAATTCAGCTCAGAAACCAAATAAttccaatttgaaacaaaacaaacaataaaacgTCAAAACAAGAACTGCTGATTTCGCAAAATCCTTGAAATAATACCTGATTTCAGCAGGGCGAGGCGCGTTTGCATTGAACATTGTACAAAACAAGCAATCAGCCAAGCAATCAGCGATACAGGAACATTAATCAGAGAACAGGTTCGACATATATACAAAGTATACCAGGCCAGGCCGCTGTTTTATTTCAACCCTCCCATTTCACCTCTAAATATAATGTGTAAgtacttcattttttctttaattggtTCGTTTTGTTTCTGTGGTGAAATAGATGACCAAACCATACCTGGAAGCAGTTATCAATGTTTATGCATAAAGATAGAGGCTTGTGTGGATCAGTAAAGCAATCGAAAAATATAATCCAATGAAACCTTTATGATTGTTGATTGTAAACGTCCAAaatccaaatgaaaataaaacattaatcAATTATGTTTCGTTTGAatgttaaaggaaaaaaaaaaacgaacagaTTTCGCTTGGAGTATACTGCTGCGGCTGCActttatttgaattgttaCATCATCCGTGCTGATGATTTTGGCTGATAACGCCTTATTAACAATTGCTGGATGGAATCCAAAGTAGTTTGACTTGCTCCCGATATAGAAAACGCGCCAATGGCACACTAACCACCAAAAGTTTTCGTTGTTTATCCCTGAATTTCCGGGTGTAATACAAGGGCATGTAACGAAAATAATGCGCAGATCGCTGAGGATATATCGACGAAAGAAATGGCATTGGTTAGCCAGCGCTTCTTATCGGAGGGTTGAGTATAAAAGGACCGGAGCAAGAACCGGGGAGCTGATCATAACCACCCATATCATCGTCGAACTCTTAGCAGTTCTCTCCATTTTCTCAACTTCTCTCCAGCAACGACATTATGAAGTTTAAGGTAAGCTTTACCCGTTTTTCACTATTAAGAGACTTTTCAATTTGTATTTGATGGCgcgatatttaaatttaaatttgggtGGAAATATTAGATCGCTTGCGTTTTGCTGCTCGCTGTGGCCGCTCAAGTCCAGGTTATCGAAAGTTATACTGGCTACCCGCTGCTACCCGCTGCTACCGACGCCGCTCCCTTCCGCGCAAAGCGTCAATTAGGTGGCGTGTTGGacaagatttttaaaagtccACCAAGATGGGGGCGAAGCGTGAGTGAAATTATTGAACCAACCGGCACAGACTATAAGAGCCTTGACGCTGCTCCAGCATCCAGCACAAAGTATCAAAGTCAATTGCAATATGGTGGAAATCGCCCCGGCCGAAGTTTGAAGGAACCAGCAGCTAGCAAGCAGCGTCAAATTTAGAGATGCAGGGGCAGTGTCGACAAGCCTGGTCTACGGCCTAAACTGCTGCcactttggttttttttttccatttcggcCAAGCTACGCCCATGCTTGATAATTACCCATGGGATGGGCAGTCGAACAAAAGTTAAAGTTATCTCATTTTAACCAGAATATATTATTGACAAATTGTATTCGACTCGGAGCATACGGTAGccattgttttgttatttggcTGAAATACATTCTTATTCAGGactaatgaaatgaattaattttctctATATACTCTTTCACTGATATGTAATTGGTGGCATAATAATATGACTGCGTAGTATTAAAGCTGAAATTTCCAGCGATTGTCATTTCCCTTTATACGGGATTATTagagaaaaatcttttgatgtCCATCACGGCCGGCATTCATCGCGTCCTCGGTTACTGTCACTCGAAACTCGACACCTTTCTCGCTATGGTTATCCTTATTAGTCGGACATTAAATGTAAATCATCACCGTGGATGACATCAATCATGCCCGTAGCCGTGACCATCAAGGATGACTGTCAGTTGACGTCAAATAATTGTGCAAGTGCAGGAGCCAAAGTGTAACACTGTCGGTCATTCGTCCGaacatgatttaaaaaagaattctttagGCTTTTATTAATAACAGTGTTTAAAATAACAGTGTCGAATTTGAATGTTCTTGTTTCACTATAGAGCGCAGAGATTAATGGGCAGGTGCTGGAACATAGCATAGTAGTTTTACGTCAATGGAGCTGGATTGATCAATGCTGCAACCTTGAACTAGAAACGGTTTATTctagatttgatttttgttttcagataggcaaccgtcttttttttttattttttgccttTCGGGAAAAAATGACCAAAGAAATTTTGGCTGCGTATTATATCGTTCTGTTTACCTGAGACTAACCTTGGATCCACAAATACCGGTTTGCTTGTGAATTTTGAAGTGTAGCTCGACAAACACTCACTAGTCAGTAGTCACTAATGACGGCCGATCCTATCCGTGTAATAAACTAAGAGCCTTACAGTTTAATCGAAAAACCTGTTCCACAAAGTCACACGTTCGTTCAACTCTGTGACTGCTGTGATTATCATACTTTATTGCTGATTCAAgaaactttatttatttggagTTAAATCGCAGGAGGATCCGTTATcgatgaaaaatcaaatcaaaccgAAATTTGACCAAatgcattttatttaattacaaaataacaaaagaaaacatttgcaTAAACTCGTTTCTTTTGACCATAACGTATATTGTATAAATACAGGGGATGAACGTTCGCTGGTGACCCAGAACTGAACTATTCTTCACGGTCTTCACGCTTTTGCTTCCTCGGTAAATCGAAATATTCTGCGGAATGCGGATATCTTATTAGCTTAAGGAAATAAGGATTGCTAATTACAtgaagtgtcgtctgctcttaCAAGTTTTCGAAAAGGCATGGCCACGGAAAAGTGAAAAGGAGATTAAGATTTTAAAGATAAACGGAACCATGGTATATGTTATATTCCATGACTGAAAGATCACTTTTGTGGACGTGGATGCACGAAAATAAATTACTTAAATGTGGTCTTCGTCATGTCAACTTTGGTGTCGCAGCTTTCCAGCAAGTTTCCATGctactccatgctgtttggcaggtaaatactcagaataaaaatgggatgacTATGGAAGCTTAACTAGAAAAGTTAACTTGTTCCAAGTTTGTGAATTGTTACTTCCTGATTTATCCCCTTGTCGAttcatggcagtttgtttgtttgcactcAACAATGCATGTAACTTTTTCCTCTGTTGCAGATttcaggcctgagccagccatcgtaacagcAAAGTTTCCCTTGTGCTGAACCTCTAGTCATCATATTATTTGACTGATGACCTTGTCATCAGAAACAATCACATTAACATCACTTAGGTAATAATTTTTGctacttttattaacctgcATGTAACCTGccagattttttaatgatgcatgacttgcataaatGAAGTGTATTTCATGGAAACCTTCgattctcctgtttattaaaaattaggGTATACCCCTGGTTTACAACTTCTTATTTGCAACTTCTCCTTgcttgttattgtttctgtaaataatttttcgtaactcattgttgaaatttttgtatttagataaacagcatcccgttggattggagaaactaccgatgtcggtcGAAttacggatctcttcttccccctttctttgaatgtcctcgtgtacgcccatgagagtgtgggtgtattcacgaggactccctttttcctatcctgcctgGTACTGGATTCAACTTATCTACGGATGGATGAGcccttgtggatgcctggctgtatttcccaggcttaaaggtaggacaaatctacctctattcttcctttttgacataCTGGTGGCGTTGATTTTGAATCGATGCGGAGtatacggagtacgattattcttGGGCCATTCAGTTGGTTGAAACTGTTTCATCTTgctgtttgtgtttttctcagtcagaGTTCATTAAATAGCTCACGTTTAGAACGACTgtagatcaggcctgtttttgtcTCTCGCAATTTTGTCTGTGggcaaaaaatcaaatccagaaatatttgaacttgaaacacttgaagcaaagtgtaacttaaaaattttttcaccaaGAGGGTCATGCCGCCACACTGGCACTTCCTGGTTCGTAAGCCAATCACCATTCTAACTTATTGCCTTCtacaattaaattattccGTGACGGACTTCCCTCTTATTCCTAagcctcttcttttctcttttgaccaTCACCGTAATGGCAGCTCCAACGTATGTCCTGAAATTCCAACACTTTTAGCCGATTCCAAACCAGTCGCCAATGAGGTTCGTAAAGCAAATTTTAATACCGCAACCGATTTGCACATTATCGGAGGCAAACTTGTGTTTTCCGCAGGACAAGTTCTCTTCTGTTTGATCAATTTTCCCACATGCATCAATCCACCTGTACATAGTCGGCCTCGCCTTTTTTACGATTCGCCAcacgtttctttttcacacCCCGATTGAATAACGCATTTCCTAAATCTGTGCCAgtcttcaccttttttttgtttaattgtttggGTTGCAATGAAATGACGCTGAATTAGTTATTGAACAATAACGATCTTAGTCTGCCGTTCTCAGACCCACACGACAAATTGAGCACGATCAATATTAAGCttcaagttggaaaatatGCGTTATATGCGTTCACCCTGAGCTTCACCTGGTGAATCCGGCGTGCTTAATAGCTGCCTTAAGCAAAGTCGTAAATAAATTCCAGATTTGAATACTCGTTCGGTCCCCTTGGTCGAGGTGAATCAACTCGAGTTCTTGTATAGTCGTGATCAAGAAATCAAGGAAAAGGCTCTTTAgttggaaaaatggaaagcaaATCAGCATATctataacattttaaaacttaCCGAACGAGATGTTTTCGACTAGAGAATCCAATGTTTAGTACATGTATTCATATTTGAATGTTGGGAAATGATTCAACTGGAATGGGGCCCACAGCTTGTTTATTCTCCGACCAACGTCCTCTTCCAGGCtccaatttatttgtttggtcgAACAGTATCGATCCTAGTCTGTTGCCGTTGTCTCAACCGCTCGATCAATATTGTTCTATCAAAATAATACACCGCGAGTCGGATAATATGCATAATGCGTTCACCTTGAGCTTAACCTAAATTACCATAAGTACAGTGAAAGTAAACTGCTAATGGAAAAACAGGGAGATAAGTAACATTTTCATCGTGCGTCAGGACCCGGTGAATCCCGCGTGTGTGTTAGCTGCCTTGCAAGCAAAGtcgtaaaaatttgatttgaatactTGTTTGTTATTCTTCTTGGTCGAGGTGAATCAACTCGAGTGGTACCGCGGTAGTCGTGATCAAGAAATCATGAAAAAGGCTCTTGAGTTGGAAAAGTGGAAAGCAAATCAGCATTtctatgaaattttaaaacttaCCGAACGAGATGTTTTCGACTAGACAATCCAGCGCTAGTACATGTATTTATATTAGAATTGCGGGAAATGAATCAACTGGAATGGGGCCCACAACTTGTTTATTCTCCTACCAACGTCCTCTTCCTGGCTCGTATAAATCTAGCAAGCGTACTTTTCCTGAGGTTCAGACGTGAACGAGCAAGTGTCCTAGTTCATAcagagaatttaaaaatcaaaatgaatttttttgtaagtatCAATAGAATTTAGATTCGAAATCATTTTGCGTTCATGTACTAtgtgtgtatattatataatagcgTATAATATAgatatcatttttcaaaagcttCTTTTGGCGCTGTTTGTTCCTGCCGCTTTAGCAGCTCCTGTCTATAAGACTGAAATGTCTTTCACGTCCTTCCAGAAAAATATGGCTCACGAAGTGGAAGATCGTAACAACCCGGCTCTCGTCAATCAAATCGCAACTTATGCTTTTATGGCCAATCTAATCTTTTTGGTCTACAAATggcgaattattttttgtgtgattGATCCTACGACATGCGGATCTACTAATATTAATACTACTAATGTTCACATGTACGAAACACTCGAAACCCCGCACATACTCGCCGCTACTGATATGATCATGTCCAATCTAAGCCCTCAAACAGTCGTTCCTTTTAGTTCGATGGACTTGACCAGCGCTAAAAGTGATACGCCTGTTATTAATGCACCAGCTGTACAGCAGAATCCCTTTAGGTACTCTGAATTGAAAGTTACATCTCCTGTAACACAGACTCAGATGACTACCCAGCACAACATTGAATTCCAAGGAGATACGATCAGAGGTCAGAACCCCTATCAACCATTTCCCGTCCATACCTTTGCTCCATATTCAAAATTCAGATGGCCTACGTATCCTAACTCTGCTACTAGGATTCTTCACCCCtatttggatttctttttatttgacacGATAAGTCCCCATATTCTGAAGTGATCGCGATACAATTTTGTTCACCCTTTTTTCTCAACGTGTTACTAGAACATTATTGCTAGTGGGACTTTATCCTCAGCAGCAAGCAGTACATTTGGTTGTctttgtggtttttatcgGTCGTTATCGGTTTCTATTTAACAAGATGCTGGCCCATcagtgtatatttatatatggTGTATTGAATAATGCAATAGGCAATAGAACTACACAATATATATGTTTCACTACAAAGACAAAATGATGCATG
Protein-coding sequences here:
- the LOC124196352 gene encoding uncharacterized protein LOC124196352, which produces MKFKIACVLLLAAAAQTQFIGGYTGYPSLLPAATSLQWLPQGQPFPSIFNPFYPHQVVNYRGIAVGSAGAPWYFYNPSASYPQTVQVSADVKDAGANTGAAGSTRTRRQIQLRYGSGRRGRSLNAEMIEPETSPDTQWKSVDSAPSRTKRQIQLRYGSGRRGRSLNEMTEPETDGGDYESVTFNDPSRAKRQIQLRYRSGYGGYRRGRSLNEPVQFELDRAKRQIQLRYRSSARRRLHGRSLDTLWTTA
- the LOC124195613 gene encoding uncharacterized protein LOC124195613, translated to MKFKIACVLLLAVAAQVQVIESYTGYPLLPAATDAAPFRAKRQLGGVLDKIFKSPPRWGRSVSEIIEPTGTDYKSLDAAPASSTKYQSQLQYGGNRPGRSLKEPAASKQRQI
- the LOC124195475 gene encoding uncharacterized protein LOC124195475, which encodes MNFFLLLALFVPAALAAPVYKTEMSFTSFQKNMAHEVEDRNNPALVNQIATYAFMANLIFLVYKWRIIFCVIDPTTCGSTNINTTNVHMYETLETPHILAATDMIMSNLSPQTVVPFSSMDLTSAKSDTPVINAPAVQQNPFRYSELKVTSPVTQTQMTTQHNIEFQGDTIRGQNPYQPFPVHTFAPYSKFRWPTYPNSATRILHPYLDFFLFDTISPHILK